In Clostridium sp. DL-VIII, the following proteins share a genomic window:
- a CDS encoding MFS transporter — MHQASNTIIKDNNSSSNLEANPTLSRLLILIMSIACGATVANLYYIQPLLADIAKTFNVNQLSIGFAAMLTQIGYAVGMIFILPLGDIKEKRKLIIIMLLCSIISLMSMFFSSSIFTLALSSFAVGFTSIIPQLIIPLAAQLSDPKQRGQIIGMIMSGLLVGILISRTISGILGSYLGWRSVYLIAAIMMFILMLILRKLIPLCKSVSDLKYTELLRSMLYLIKTEPILRRTSINGALMFSAFSAFWTSLIFLLESSHYNMGAEAAGLLGLVGISGALAAPIVGKLADKKGPRFAIGISIIVVIISYLLFFLFGFKIWGLILGVIFLDLGVQSCNVSNQAIVQALNEKTRNRLTTIYMVSFFLGGAAGSFLGSYSYSHFGWYGVCVFGMATQIIAIILFKTGKKSL, encoded by the coding sequence ATGCATCAAGCAAGTAATACAATAATAAAAGATAATAATTCTTCAAGTAATTTAGAAGCTAATCCAACACTTAGCCGTTTGCTCATTTTAATTATGTCCATAGCTTGCGGAGCTACTGTAGCAAATTTATATTATATACAACCTTTACTCGCTGATATAGCTAAAACCTTTAATGTTAATCAATTAAGTATAGGTTTTGCAGCAATGCTCACACAAATAGGCTATGCTGTTGGAATGATATTTATATTACCACTAGGAGATATAAAAGAGAAACGAAAATTAATTATAATAATGCTTTTATGCTCTATAATCTCACTTATGAGTATGTTTTTCTCTTCAAGTATTTTTACATTAGCCTTATCCTCTTTTGCTGTTGGTTTTACTTCTATCATTCCTCAACTTATTATTCCTTTAGCTGCGCAACTCTCAGATCCCAAACAAAGAGGTCAAATAATTGGAATGATTATGAGCGGTTTATTAGTTGGAATATTGATTTCTCGTACAATTAGCGGGATTTTAGGTAGTTACCTTGGTTGGAGATCTGTTTATCTTATTGCCGCAATTATGATGTTTATTCTTATGCTTATTCTAAGAAAATTAATACCCTTATGCAAATCTGTTTCAGATCTTAAGTATACTGAATTATTAAGATCAATGTTATATTTAATAAAAACAGAACCTATTTTAAGAAGAACGTCTATAAATGGTGCTCTTATGTTTTCAGCTTTCAGCGCCTTTTGGACTTCACTTATATTTTTACTTGAAAGTTCTCATTACAATATGGGGGCTGAAGCCGCAGGCCTATTAGGATTAGTTGGAATTAGCGGTGCTCTTGCAGCTCCAATAGTTGGAAAACTAGCTGATAAGAAAGGTCCTAGATTTGCAATAGGTATAAGTATAATTGTAGTTATAATTTCCTATTTATTATTCTTCTTATTTGGGTTTAAAATATGGGGACTTATTCTAGGAGTTATTTTTCTCGATTTAGGAGTACAATCGTGTAATGTCTCAAATCAAGCAATAGTACAAGCCTTAAATGAGAAAACACGTAATAGACTTACAACTATTTATATGGTCAGCTTTTTTCTTGGAGGAGCAGCTGGTTCATTTTTAGGCTCATACAGTTATTCTCATTTCGGATGGTATGGGGTTTGCGTTTTTGGAATGGCAACTCAAATTATAGCAATAATTCTTTTTAAAACTGGTAAAAAATCATTATAA
- a CDS encoding nitroreductase family protein encodes MLFDKLKTRRSIRKFENKEVEKEKIDIILKSALLAPSSMSRKPLQFIAVTDAELLKKLSLCREPGPSYLAYAPLAIIVIADKGASDVWVEDASIASTFMQLTAHDLGLGSCWIQVRKRFRIEQESAEEYIRKVMEIPEQYSVECMLAIGYPGEEKKPYEEDTLLYEKLHFNKF; translated from the coding sequence ATGTTATTTGATAAGTTAAAAACCAGAAGAAGCATTAGAAAATTTGAAAATAAGGAAGTAGAAAAGGAAAAAATAGATATAATTCTTAAAAGCGCTCTACTAGCTCCATCATCCATGTCGAGAAAGCCATTGCAGTTTATTGCTGTCACTGATGCTGAATTGCTTAAAAAACTTTCTTTGTGTAGGGAACCAGGTCCAAGTTATTTAGCATATGCACCTTTGGCAATTATAGTTATAGCTGATAAGGGTGCAAGTGACGTATGGGTTGAAGATGCTTCTATAGCATCAACTTTTATGCAATTGACAGCACATGACTTAGGTTTAGGTTCATGTTGGATACAAGTAAGAAAAAGATTCCGTATAGAACAAGAGTCAGCAGAGGAATATATTAGAAAAGTGATGGAGATACCTGAGCAATATAGTGTTGAATGTATGTTAGCTATTGGCTACCCTGGAGAAGAAAAAAAGCCTTATGAAGAAGATACTTTACTATATGAAAAACTTCATTTTAATAAATTTTAA
- a CDS encoding MarR family transcriptional regulator → MLDINELLCDCLYFSSNKLARVIGKIADEEFRITGLSPAYIYLISVVGKKEGITQKELGEVLCIAPSTITRFIDKLENKGLLRRQNEGKKSFIYLTAKGKDLQPDINIAWGNLHSRYLEAIGEEEYKKLITVINSACDKMEKK, encoded by the coding sequence ATGTTAGATATAAATGAATTATTGTGTGATTGCTTATATTTTTCATCTAATAAATTAGCTAGAGTTATAGGGAAAATAGCAGATGAGGAATTTAGAATAACAGGACTTTCACCAGCATATATTTACTTAATTAGTGTTGTTGGCAAAAAAGAAGGAATAACTCAAAAGGAATTAGGAGAAGTTCTCTGCATTGCACCATCAACAATAACTAGATTTATAGATAAGCTCGAAAATAAAGGCCTTTTAAGAAGGCAAAATGAAGGAAAGAAATCTTTTATATATTTAACGGCTAAGGGAAAAGACCTTCAACCAGATATAAATATTGCATGGGGGAATCTTCATTCAAGATATTTAGAAGCTATTGGAGAAGAAGAGTACAAAAAGCTTATTACAGTAATAAATTCAGCATGTGATAAGATGGAGAAAAAATAA
- a CDS encoding YeiH family protein: protein MNFIKNNYQGLLLSFLIGIVAWFLGEKFSIIGGPVFGILLGLIIALFPRNNSFDAGIKFTSKKILQYAIVLLGFGMNLFQIFKVGSQSLLIIVSTISTSLIVSYLVSKLMKIPSNVSILVGVGSSICGGSAVAATAPVIDAHDEDIAKSISVIFLFNVIAAFLFPMLGNLLGFNDIGFGMWAGTAINDTSSVVAAGQTWASAHGSDVALNYATIVKLTRTLAIIPITLGLALYRSKKHSSTTLSLSKIFPWFILFFLLAAIISTAFNMDASITKPLTEAGKFFITMAMGAIGLNTHIVKLVKTGGKPIIMGLCCWISIAFVSLLIQHILHIW from the coding sequence ATGAATTTTATAAAAAATAATTATCAAGGTTTATTACTTTCATTTTTAATTGGTATCGTTGCTTGGTTTCTTGGAGAAAAGTTCTCAATAATAGGTGGCCCAGTATTTGGTATCTTATTAGGTTTAATAATCGCACTTTTTCCACGTAACAACTCTTTTGATGCTGGGATTAAATTTACCTCAAAAAAAATATTACAATATGCCATAGTTTTGCTTGGCTTCGGAATGAATCTCTTCCAGATATTTAAAGTGGGCAGTCAATCATTGCTAATTATAGTTTCAACAATTTCAACCTCACTAATTGTTTCTTATCTAGTAAGTAAACTAATGAAAATCCCATCAAATGTATCTATATTAGTAGGCGTAGGATCTTCCATCTGTGGTGGCTCAGCCGTTGCTGCTACTGCTCCAGTTATAGATGCTCATGATGAAGATATTGCAAAATCAATTTCTGTTATTTTCTTATTTAATGTAATTGCTGCATTCTTATTTCCAATGCTAGGTAACCTATTAGGTTTTAATGACATAGGATTTGGAATGTGGGCTGGAACTGCTATAAATGATACTTCTTCGGTAGTTGCTGCTGGTCAAACATGGGCAAGTGCTCATGGAAGTGATGTAGCTCTAAACTATGCCACAATTGTTAAACTTACACGAACTCTTGCTATAATTCCAATTACATTAGGGCTTGCATTATATCGATCTAAAAAGCATTCATCAACTACACTCAGCCTATCAAAGATATTTCCATGGTTTATTTTATTCTTCTTATTAGCCGCTATTATAAGCACAGCATTTAACATGGATGCAAGTATTACAAAACCTCTAACTGAAGCAGGTAAGTTCTTTATTACAATGGCTATGGGTGCAATCGGCTTAAATACTCACATCGTCAAACTTGTTAAAACTGGTGGAAAACCAATTATTATGGGACTTTGTTGTTGGATAAGCATTGCATTTGTTAGCCTTCTTATACAACATATCTTACATATCTGGTAA
- a CDS encoding nitroreductase family protein, producing the protein METIFNRRSIRKYKDQPIEKEKIEKLLRAAMQAPSAANQQPWEFIVVENKDTLNKLSGMSPYSKMAGSAPLAIVALANSDNYRVPSAWQQDMGASVENLLLEAAYLDLGAVWLGVATAEENMKYIKNLFSLPEHIKPFALIIVGYPDGSQSNSFEDRFNDKKVHYENWK; encoded by the coding sequence ATGGAAACAATTTTTAATAGGAGAAGTATTAGAAAATATAAAGATCAGCCGATTGAAAAGGAAAAAATAGAAAAATTATTAAGAGCTGCTATGCAAGCACCTTCAGCAGCTAATCAACAACCTTGGGAATTCATTGTTGTTGAAAATAAAGATACTTTAAATAAATTGTCAGGGATGAGTCCATATTCGAAAATGGCCGGAAGTGCTCCATTAGCCATAGTTGCCTTAGCTAATAGTGATAATTATAGGGTTCCTTCAGCTTGGCAGCAAGATATGGGGGCTTCCGTAGAAAACTTATTGTTAGAAGCAGCTTATTTGGATCTTGGAGCAGTTTGGCTAGGAGTAGCAACAGCTGAAGAAAATATGAAGTATATAAAGAATCTTTTTAGTTTACCTGAACATATCAAACCGTTTGCTTTAATTATAGTTGGATATCCTGATGGCAGTCAAAGTAATTCGTTTGAGGATAGATTTAATGATAAGAAAGTTCATTATGAAAATTGGAAATAA
- a CDS encoding Rrf2 family transcriptional regulator, translated as MNINQESDYAFRIVLMLSKEGVDNKLDAKSLSEKGNIPLRFLLKLTRKLTQAGIVKSYRGVNGGYAIIKNPKDITLKDVVEAIQGPIILTRCVYDKETCSANKGGHCSIHRSLCGIQNTIVTELEKVNFDSLKNDPW; from the coding sequence ATGAATATAAATCAAGAATCTGATTATGCCTTTAGGATAGTGCTTATGCTATCTAAAGAAGGAGTAGACAATAAATTAGATGCAAAATCTTTATCTGAAAAAGGAAATATTCCTCTTAGATTTTTATTAAAATTAACTAGAAAGCTGACTCAAGCTGGAATTGTTAAATCATACAGAGGGGTTAATGGCGGCTATGCTATAATAAAAAACCCAAAGGATATAACCTTGAAAGATGTAGTTGAAGCTATACAAGGTCCTATTATTTTAACAAGATGTGTTTATGACAAAGAAACATGTAGCGCTAATAAAGGCGGTCATTGTTCTATACATAGGTCTTTGTGCGGTATCCAAAATACAATTGTGACTGAATTAGAAAAAGTTAATTTTGATAGTCTAAAAAATGATCCTTGGTAA
- a CDS encoding helix-turn-helix domain-containing protein: MNSFEDKYGTCGMRYTMSVVEGKWKWIILWKIYKAKIIRYNKLRDSLEPIAHKTLSAQLKELEISNLIHREQYNEVPPRVEYSLTEEGMTLIPILELMSKWGNEHIKK; this comes from the coding sequence ATGAATAGTTTTGAGGATAAGTATGGAACATGTGGAATGCGATATACAATGTCTGTAGTTGAGGGAAAGTGGAAGTGGATTATATTATGGAAAATATATAAAGCTAAGATAATAAGATATAATAAATTGAGGGATAGTTTAGAGCCTATTGCTCATAAGACATTAAGTGCACAACTAAAAGAACTTGAAATCAGTAATTTAATTCATAGAGAACAATATAATGAAGTTCCACCTAGAGTTGAATATTCATTAACTGAAGAGGGAATGACATTAATACCAATTCTTGAACTTATGAGTAAATGGGGCAACGAACATATTAAAAAATAG
- the larA gene encoding nickel-dependent lactate racemase, with the protein MATIKIPYNKRFLEANIPDDNLEAVLESKAHNYKSELTQEEIVEKALDNPIESKRLEELVQGKKNMVIITSDHTRPVPSKITLPILLRRIRRVNPDIDIKILIATGFHRPTTREEMIDKFGEEIVNNEQVINHYSQRKEDQAFVGILPSGGELWINKLAADAELLISEGFIEPHFFAGFSGGRKSILPGIASAGTIMWNHNSEFIGSGHARTGILGKNPIHEDMIFAAEKAGLAFILNVVIDKDKKIIHAVSGHSKFAHEEGCKFVSELSSINSVKGDIVISSNGGYPLDQNIYQSVKGMTAAEACCKEDSVIIMVAACNDGHGGESFYKNMAEAKSPAEVLNKVLQVSKDKTKPDQWEFQILARILSKNKVIMVTDMCDPEIIKNMHMECAQTIEEALKRAYELKGENVKVVVIPDGVSVVVK; encoded by the coding sequence ATGGCAACAATAAAAATACCGTATAACAAAAGATTCTTAGAAGCGAATATTCCGGACGATAATCTTGAAGCGGTGCTTGAATCTAAGGCACACAATTATAAATCAGAGCTTACTCAAGAAGAAATTGTTGAAAAAGCATTGGATAATCCTATTGAAAGTAAACGATTAGAGGAATTGGTACAAGGAAAAAAGAACATGGTTATTATAACAAGTGATCATACTAGACCTGTTCCAAGCAAAATAACTTTACCAATACTTCTTAGAAGAATTAGAAGGGTAAATCCGGATATAGACATAAAGATTCTTATTGCTACAGGATTTCATAGACCTACTACCAGAGAAGAAATGATAGATAAGTTTGGAGAAGAAATTGTAAATAATGAACAAGTAATCAATCATTATTCTCAAAGAAAAGAGGATCAAGCTTTTGTGGGAATTCTTCCATCCGGAGGAGAGCTATGGATAAATAAGTTAGCTGCTGATGCAGAACTTTTAATATCTGAAGGTTTTATAGAACCACATTTCTTCGCAGGATTTTCTGGAGGAAGAAAAAGCATTCTTCCTGGAATTGCAAGTGCTGGTACAATAATGTGGAATCATAATTCTGAATTTATAGGAAGTGGCCATGCAAGAACAGGAATATTAGGTAAGAATCCTATACATGAGGATATGATTTTTGCAGCCGAAAAGGCGGGATTAGCATTCATATTAAATGTTGTTATAGATAAAGACAAAAAGATCATACACGCTGTTAGTGGACATAGTAAATTTGCACATGAAGAAGGATGTAAATTTGTTTCAGAACTTTCAAGCATTAATAGCGTTAAAGGAGATATAGTAATCAGTTCTAATGGTGGATATCCTCTTGATCAGAATATTTATCAATCAGTTAAAGGAATGACAGCAGCAGAAGCTTGTTGCAAGGAAGATTCAGTAATAATAATGGTAGCAGCCTGCAATGATGGGCATGGCGGAGAGTCATTTTATAAAAATATGGCAGAGGCTAAAAGTCCAGCGGAAGTACTTAATAAAGTTCTTCAAGTTTCTAAAGATAAAACGAAGCCAGATCAATGGGAATTTCAAATTTTAGCAAGAATATTAAGCAAAAATAAAGTAATCATGGTAACTGATATGTGTGATCCTGAAATAATTAAAAACATGCATATGGAATGTGCACAAACTATTGAAGAAGCCTTAAAGAGAGCATACGAGTTAAAGGGTGAAAATGTAAAGGTTGTAGTCATACCTGATGGGGTTTCTGTAGTAGTAAAATAA
- a CDS encoding LysR family transcriptional regulator, translating into MLDFRIDTFLAVCKYMNFTKAAEALCITQPAVSQHIKYLEKSYDTKFFEYEGKKISLTKSGKIFYETVATMKHDEQYLKEKITQEKLGIRSLKFGATLTIGEFILPSKLSDYLNRNNNMRMTMIVENTEELLNKLEQGEIDFALVEGYFVKNEYDFAVYSREKYICVAGKDYRLKKQPCVLEDLLQETLIIREKGSGTRDIFEKNLEKQNLTLNDFNKVVEIGNINAIKHLVKNNNGITSLYEVAVKDELKDGTLKKIEVEDLQKTHDFYFIWRKNSAFKSLYQEIVKEF; encoded by the coding sequence ATGTTAGATTTCAGAATAGATACATTTTTAGCTGTATGCAAATACATGAATTTTACTAAGGCAGCAGAAGCATTATGCATTACGCAGCCAGCGGTATCTCAACATATTAAGTATTTAGAAAAGAGCTATGATACAAAGTTTTTTGAATATGAAGGTAAAAAGATAAGCCTTACTAAATCGGGAAAAATATTTTATGAAACTGTAGCTACAATGAAACACGATGAACAATATTTAAAAGAAAAGATTACTCAAGAAAAACTAGGGATAAGAAGTCTTAAATTTGGTGCAACCCTTACAATTGGAGAATTTATATTACCATCAAAACTTAGTGATTATTTAAATAGAAATAATAATATGCGAATGACTATGATTGTAGAGAACACAGAAGAACTTCTTAATAAATTAGAACAGGGTGAAATTGATTTTGCATTAGTAGAAGGATATTTTGTAAAAAATGAATATGATTTTGCTGTATATTCAAGGGAAAAGTATATTTGTGTTGCAGGAAAAGATTATAGATTAAAGAAGCAGCCATGTGTATTGGAGGATTTACTTCAAGAGACCTTGATAATAAGAGAAAAAGGATCAGGTACACGAGATATTTTTGAGAAAAACTTAGAGAAACAAAACCTAACTCTAAATGATTTCAATAAAGTTGTAGAAATAGGAAATATTAATGCAATAAAGCATTTAGTTAAAAATAATAATGGAATTACATCTTTATATGAAGTTGCGGTGAAAGATGAACTTAAGGATGGAACATTAAAGAAAATAGAAGTTGAAGATTTGCAGAAAACTCATGATTTTTATTTCATATGGAGAAAAAATAGTGCTTTTAAAAGTTTATACCAAGAAATAGTTAAAGAATTTTAA
- a CDS encoding flavodoxin family protein, producing MKVIAINGSPRKNKNTATLLTKALEGASSFGAETELIHLYDQNYKGCVSCFACKLKDGKSYGKCALKDDLTPILEKVSSADAIILGSPIYLHSVTSAMRSFLERLVFQYLVYDENHASLFQRKIPAGFIYTMNVTNEQFKADYEADLKSLQAYIEKTFGSFESLVVNDTYQFNDYSKYVATLFDEKKKRKVREEQFPKDCQNAFDMGVRFVEQSK from the coding sequence ATGAAAGTAATAGCAATTAACGGAAGTCCAAGAAAAAATAAAAATACAGCTACTCTTCTTACCAAAGCACTTGAAGGAGCATCTTCATTTGGTGCTGAAACAGAGCTTATTCACCTTTATGATCAGAATTATAAAGGTTGTGTAAGTTGTTTTGCTTGTAAATTGAAAGATGGTAAAAGTTATGGAAAATGCGCCTTAAAGGATGATTTAACACCTATTCTTGAAAAAGTTTCGAGTGCTGATGCAATTATTTTAGGCTCTCCAATATACTTACATTCGGTTACTAGTGCAATGAGATCTTTTTTAGAAAGACTAGTATTTCAATATTTAGTCTATGATGAAAATCATGCAAGCCTTTTTCAAAGAAAAATACCAGCTGGATTCATTTATACAATGAATGTAACCAATGAGCAATTTAAAGCTGACTATGAGGCTGATCTAAAATCTCTTCAAGCATATATAGAAAAAACCTTTGGATCTTTTGAATCCCTAGTTGTAAATGACACATACCAATTTAATGATTATTCAAAATATGTTGCCACACTATTTGATGAAAAGAAAAAGAGAAAGGTTAGAGAAGAACAATTCCCAAAAGACTGTCAAAATGCATTTGATATGGGAGTACGATTTGTTGAACAATCGAAATAG
- a CDS encoding TetR/AcrR family transcriptional regulator yields MEKKLGRPRSEKTKQAILSASYDLLLEVGFEAVTIEKIAERAGVSKATIYKWWANKAAVVMDAFFDAAVVRLPIPDTGSTINDMIIQVINLAKFLTSREGKVINEIIAEGQFDQKLAETYRSIYFKPRRLDSRYILERGILRGELNKDLDIELTMDLIFGALFYRLLITGDEVNEMFIKNLIKYAFEGIK; encoded by the coding sequence ATGGAAAAAAAATTGGGACGTCCACGTAGTGAAAAAACTAAGCAGGCTATTCTTTCTGCTTCATATGACCTATTGCTTGAAGTTGGTTTTGAAGCAGTTACAATTGAAAAGATTGCTGAAAGAGCTGGGGTTAGTAAGGCTACTATTTATAAATGGTGGGCAAATAAAGCGGCTGTTGTTATGGATGCTTTTTTTGATGCTGCAGTTGTGAGGCTTCCAATACCTGATACGGGATCAACTATTAATGACATGATAATTCAAGTGATTAATTTGGCGAAATTTCTAACTAGTCGAGAAGGAAAAGTAATTAATGAGATAATAGCAGAAGGCCAATTTGATCAAAAGCTGGCTGAAACTTATCGCTCAATATACTTTAAACCTCGTAGACTCGATTCGAGATATATCTTAGAACGCGGGATTTTAAGAGGAGAATTAAATAAGGATTTAGATATAGAATTAACTATGGATTTAATTTTTGGAGCATTATTTTATAGATTATTGATTACAGGCGATGAAGTTAATGAAATGTTTATAAAAAATTTAATAAAATATGCGTTTGAAGGCATAAAATAG
- the cooS gene encoding anaerobic carbon-monoxide dehydrogenase catalytic subunit translates to MSMCTSADCKLCEFLSSKEEVETSFNRVEKQKAKCKFGKTGVCCKLCSNGPCKITPSSPRGVCGADADTIVARNFLRAIAAGSACYLHVVENTARNLKDIGEGKGNLKIKSPETLDKLAEIFGIVEKDINTKAIKVANEVLNDLYKPRFEKMELVKKLAYAPRYKKWEELNILPGGAKSEVFDAIVKTSTNLNSDPVDMLFNALNLGISTGIYGLVLTNLLNDVMLGAPKIRQAKVGFRVIDEDYINIMITGHQHSDIAHLQERLIDENIKQKAIAAGAKGFRLVGCTCVGQDLQLRGEHYTEVFSGHAGNNYTSEAVLATGAIDLIVSEFNCTIPGLETVAEKFNVKTICIDDVAKKKNAEYINFNMSNAEEISEKIIIEALESYKNRRKTITIDIPKDHGHDDVVTGVSEGSLKEFLGGNWNGLIDLIVKGKIKGIAGVVGCSNLTAKGHDVFTVELTKELIKRDILVLSAGCSSGGLENVGLMSPGAAELAGDNLKEVCKTLGIPPVLNFGPCLAIGRLEMVATELAETLNIDIPQLPLVLSAPQWLEEQALADASFGLTLGLPLHVAISPFIDGSEVVTKVLKEDLVNITGGKLIVEEDVVKAADELEKIIEDRRVKMNI, encoded by the coding sequence ATGTCAATGTGTACATCAGCAGATTGTAAATTATGCGAATTTTTATCATCAAAAGAAGAAGTTGAAACCTCTTTCAATAGGGTTGAAAAACAAAAAGCTAAATGTAAGTTTGGAAAAACAGGAGTATGCTGTAAACTTTGTTCAAATGGGCCATGTAAGATAACTCCAAGCTCTCCACGAGGAGTTTGTGGTGCTGACGCAGATACCATAGTAGCAAGAAACTTCTTAAGAGCTATTGCTGCTGGTTCAGCCTGCTATCTTCATGTAGTTGAAAACACAGCTAGAAACTTAAAAGACATTGGTGAAGGTAAGGGAAATCTTAAGATAAAGAGCCCAGAAACTTTGGATAAACTTGCAGAAATCTTTGGTATTGTTGAAAAAGACATAAATACAAAAGCCATTAAAGTAGCTAACGAGGTTTTAAATGATTTATATAAGCCTAGATTTGAAAAAATGGAATTAGTTAAAAAGTTAGCTTATGCTCCAAGATATAAAAAATGGGAAGAATTAAACATATTACCTGGTGGTGCTAAATCAGAAGTATTTGATGCTATAGTAAAGACTTCAACAAACTTAAATAGTGATCCAGTAGATATGTTATTTAACGCATTAAATCTTGGAATATCTACTGGAATATATGGTTTAGTACTAACTAACCTTTTAAATGATGTAATGCTTGGTGCTCCAAAAATCAGGCAGGCAAAAGTAGGCTTTAGAGTAATTGATGAAGATTACATAAACATAATGATAACAGGACATCAACATTCTGATATTGCTCATCTTCAAGAGAGATTAATAGATGAAAATATTAAACAGAAAGCAATAGCTGCAGGAGCAAAAGGCTTTAGATTAGTTGGATGTACTTGCGTTGGACAAGATTTGCAGCTACGAGGGGAACATTACACTGAAGTATTCTCAGGACATGCTGGAAATAACTATACAAGTGAGGCTGTACTTGCAACAGGTGCTATAGATTTAATCGTATCTGAATTTAACTGTACAATTCCTGGACTTGAAACTGTGGCTGAAAAGTTTAATGTAAAAACTATTTGTATAGATGATGTTGCTAAAAAGAAGAATGCTGAGTACATAAACTTTAATATGAGTAATGCTGAAGAAATAAGTGAAAAAATTATAATTGAAGCGCTAGAAAGTTATAAAAATAGAAGAAAAACTATAACAATCGATATTCCAAAGGACCATGGTCATGATGATGTTGTTACAGGTGTAAGCGAAGGTTCTTTAAAGGAATTCTTAGGCGGAAATTGGAACGGACTTATTGATTTAATTGTAAAAGGAAAAATTAAGGGTATTGCAGGTGTTGTTGGCTGCTCTAATTTAACAGCCAAAGGTCACGATGTGTTTACTGTAGAACTTACCAAGGAATTAATAAAAAGAGATATCTTAGTTTTATCTGCTGGATGCTCTTCAGGAGGCCTTGAAAATGTTGGTCTTATGTCACCTGGTGCAGCTGAACTTGCTGGAGATAATTTAAAAGAAGTATGTAAGACTCTTGGAATTCCGCCAGTATTAAACTTCGGCCCATGTCTTGCTATTGGAAGATTAGAAATGGTAGCAACTGAACTTGCTGAAACCTTAAATATTGATATACCTCAGCTTCCATTAGTATTATCAGCACCACAATGGCTTGAAGAACAAGCATTAGCTGACGCATCCTTTGGATTAACACTTGGTTTACCATTACATGTTGCAATCTCTCCATTCATTGATGGAAGTGAAGTTGTTACTAAAGTCTTAAAAGAGGATTTAGTTAATATAACAGGTGGTAAGCTCATAGTTGAAGAAGATGTAGTTAAAGCTGCTGATGAGCTAGAAAAAATTATTGAAGATAGACGAGTTAAGATGAATATCTAA
- a CDS encoding flavodoxin family protein: MKVIAFNGSPNKEGNTYHGIKLVTDELKKQGIETEIIHVGNKSIRGCIACGYCTKNKNEKCAINTDPVNDWIQKMKDADGIILGSPVHYSAIAGTMKSFLDRAFRVAEANNSMLRLKVGVAVVAVRRAGGIPTFDQLNNYINHSEMLIPTSNYWNVINGRLPGEVLQDEEGMQIMSILGKNMAWLLKLIENGQGIIEKPEREEKIFTNFIR, from the coding sequence ATGAAAGTTATCGCATTTAATGGAAGCCCAAATAAAGAAGGTAATACTTATCACGGAATAAAATTAGTCACTGATGAACTTAAAAAGCAGGGAATCGAAACAGAAATAATCCATGTAGGGAATAAATCTATTAGAGGATGCATTGCTTGTGGATATTGTACAAAAAATAAAAATGAGAAATGTGCTATTAATACTGATCCTGTTAATGATTGGATTCAAAAGATGAAAGATGCAGATGGAATAATCTTAGGCTCACCAGTACACTATTCAGCAATTGCAGGGACAATGAAATCATTCTTAGATAGAGCTTTTCGTGTAGCAGAGGCTAATAATAGTATGCTAAGACTTAAAGTTGGAGTTGCTGTAGTAGCTGTAAGACGAGCTGGTGGTATTCCAACATTTGATCAATTAAATAATTATATTAACCACTCAGAAATGTTAATCCCTACTTCAAATTATTGGAATGTTATTAATGGAAGATTACCAGGTGAAGTATTGCAGGACGAAGAAGGAATGCAAATAATGAGTATATTAGGAAAAAATATGGCTTGGCTTCTTAAGCTCATAGAAAACGGACAAGGAATTATAGAGAAGCCAGAGAGAGAAGAAAAGATATTCACTAATTTTATACGCTAA